The nucleotide sequence TTACTGCACGATCGAGGAGACGACGCCGGCGCCGACGGTGCGTCCGCCTTCGCGGATGGCGAAGCGCAGGCCCTCGTCCATGGCGATGGGGGCGATCAGCTCGACCTCCATGGCGACGTTGTCGCCCGGCATGACCATCTCCGTGCCCTCGGGCAGCGTCACGACACCCGTCACGTCCGTCGTCCGGAAGTAGAACTGCGGACGGTAGTTCGTGAAGAACGGCGTGTGGCGGCCACCCTCTTCCTTGGTCAGGATGTAGGCCTCGGCCTTGAACTTCGTGTGCGGCGTGATCGAACCCGGCTTGGCCAGAACCTGACCGCGCTCAACGTCCTCACGGCCAACACCGCGCAGCAGCGCGCCGATGTTGTCGCCCGCCTCGCCCTGGTCCAGAAGCTTGCGGAACATCTCAACGCCCGTGACCGTCGTCTTCTGCGTGTCGCGGATGCCGACGATCTCAACTTCCTCGCCGACCTTCACGATACCGCGCTCCACGCGGCCCGTCACAACCGTGCCGCGGCCGGAAATCGAGAACACGTCCTCGATCGGCATCAGGAACGGCTTGTCCTTCGGACGCTCGGGCGCCGGAATGTAGTCGTCCACCGCAGCCATCAGCTCGGTGATCGCATCCTTGCCAAGCTTCGCATCGCCGTCCTCAAGAGCCACCAGCGCCGAACCCTTCACGATGGGAATGTCGTCGCCCGGGAAGTCGTAAGAGGACAGAAGCTCGCGAACCTCAAGCTCGACCAGCTCCAAAAGCTCCTCGTCGTCGACCATGTCGCACTTGTTCAGGAACACAACAATCGCAGGAACGCCAACCTGGCGCGCCAGCAGAATATGCTCGCGGGTCTGAGGCATCGGGCCGTCGGCGGCGGACACAACCAGGATCGCGCCGTCCATCTGCGCAGCGCCCGTGATCATGTTCTTCACATAGTCCGCGTGACCCGGGCAGTCCACGTGCGCGTAGTGACGGTTCGCCGTCTCATACTCAACGTGAGCCGTCGAAATCGTGATCCCGCGCGCCTTCT is from Limibacillus sp. and encodes:
- the tuf gene encoding elongation factor Tu, with the translated sequence MAKSKFERTKPHVNIGTIGHVDHGKTSLTAAITKVLAETGGASFTAYDMIDKAPEEKARGITISTAHVEYETANRHYAHVDCPGHADYVKNMITGAAQMDGAILVVSAADGPMPQTREHILLARQVGVPAIVVFLNKCDMVDDEELLELVELEVRELLSSYDFPGDDIPIVKGSALVALEDGDAKLGKDAITELMAAVDDYIPAPERPKDKPFLMPIEDVFSISGRGTVVTGRVERGIVKVGEEVEIVGIRDTQKTTVTGVEMFRKLLDQGEAGDNIGALLRGVGREDVERGQVLAKPGSITPHTKFKAEAYILTKEEGGRHTPFFTNYRPQFYFRTTDVTGVVTLPEGTEMVMPGDNVAMEVELIAPIAMDEGLRFAIREGGRTVGAGVVSSIVQ